The DNA segment GATGCAACTTGGGAAACATGTGTATGTTCAAAAGCCTTTAACCCATGATATTTTCGAAGCACGCAAGCTGACAGAAGCGGCAAAGCGTTATCAGGTAGTTACCCAAATGGGGAACCAGGGGGCTTCGGGCGATGGTGTGAGACAGCTGCAGGATTGGTGCGACGCCGGTCTGATCGGTAAGGTGGAAACGGTCTATTGCTGGACAGACCGTCCGGTATGGCCTCAGGGAATTTTGTGGCCTTCTACGGCTGCTGCGATTCCGCCAGAACTGGATTGGGACTTGTGGTTGGGTTGTGCTCCTTACAAGCCTTACATCGATAAAATGGTTCCTTTTAACTGGAGAGGCTGGTGGGATTATGGTACAGGTGCCATTGGCGATATGGGCTGTCACCTTGTCGAACCGCCTTTTAGAATATTGGGGCTGGACACACCAATAGATGTACAGTGCAGTGTTGGAAGTATTTATGTAGATGAATTTCAAAGAGGATATTTTCCTGATAGCTGTCCTCCCTCAAGTCATGTGATCATGACTTTTGAGAAGACGAAAAAAACAAAAGGTAACCTGGAACTGCATTGGATGGATGGGGGAATTAAACCTGAGCGTCCGGAAGAACTGGAGGCAAACGAAGCTTTTGGTGCAAATGGAGTACTGTTCGTTGGAACGAAAGGAAAAATGATGTGTGATGTGTATGGTGCTAATCCAAGATTATTGCCATTATCCCGCAATGCAGAAGACCGGACCAAAAAGAAAACTCCTCTGGTACCAGGGGGTGTTGATGGCCATTATACCCAATGGGCAGAAGCAGCGATTGCAGGTTATGGCAAAATAAACCTGAGTTCACCATTCGAAACTGCAGGTCCGCTTACAGAAACACTTTTAATTGCAAATTTAGCGATTAGAGGAACTGATGTAAGGAGAACTAAAGCCGATGGCAATGGTTTTGACTATCCAGGAAGAGACATTAAGTTGCTTTGGGACAAACAGAATCTCAGGGTAAGTAATTTTGACGAAGTAAATCAGTTTGTAAAACGCGAATACCGTCAGGGCTGGAGCCTTGGCGTATAAACGGATAAATGCTTAAGATATGACCACATGCGATGTGACGACCCTGTTGATCGCATCGGTCATATTACAAGCCCCCGTTTTAGCGATAATGTGCTTTCGATGACTTTTTACGGTTTCAATAGCTAAATTCATCCGGGAAGCAATCTCCTTTGTGGTATGCCCTAATCTTACGAGTTCCAATACCTGCTTTTCTCTGTCAGAGAGCTTAACTAAAGTTTCGGAGAATTTTTGTTCATAGCAAAGCTGATAAGTTCCCGATTTCAATAACCTATGGATGCTGAGATTAATAGTCTGGTCATATTGAAAACCCGTAATGTCGGTGCAGTTGACATACTCTATTGCTGGCTTTCCATCCTCGGTAAACTCCATAAATGTACTCTGCCTTAAAATGTGAATATAATCATTGGCGGTAGTCTTCAGTCTGAGATTGTAACTAAATCTAAGTTTATCCCGTTGTGCCGACGGCACGTTGTAGTAGTAGTTGAAAATGGCACTATGCACGGCTCTTAGCTTTTGAACATCTTGCGAATGAATAATACTGAGCGTAAAACCAAAGCCTTTCTCCATAAATATTTCTCTGTTATAGCCCAGGATATTCTTAACAGAAGCGCTTATGAAAACGTACTGCATCGTGCTCCAGTTAAAAATACAAGAGTAACCCGGGTTGATCTTTGCATCCAGGTATTTTGGAATGGAATCGGGCTGGAATAATCCAATAGCATTCATTTTTGATTTATCAGGGTAACCGGCCAATAGGTATAGTTCACCCGGGGTTAGGTTTTGATGAGAACTCATGCGTTAAATTATGGTGGAAGATAAATATAAATAAATATTTGCATTCGCTGATCATCAATTGATTAATAATCACTCTTTTGAGGGATTGTTGGGAGGTGTGATAATGAGGATATTCGATGTGCTAGTTGACCTTCAAAATCATTTGTTATGCATTATTATAGACTTGTGTTTTATTTTTTGCTCATAGGATTACTGTTGACTTCCAGTATGACGAGTAAAAATAGTTTTCTATTGAAGACCCCTCATGCCAAGGCCGGAATATATAGCCTGGAACTTACTGCTCAGGATGCGCTTCAGGATTCCATCCTCGGGGATTGGAAAAAGTCCTATTTCTACCAGCTTGAGCAATCTGCTGATCAGCAGATTCATGAGATCCGGCCAACTAAAATAAACGGACTAAAGGTTGCTTATCAGCAGACACTGGCTGATTTTGGTTTTATCTTCTTCTATGTGGGATTTTTGTCTCTGATGTTCTGGAGATATCTCGCCCGGAACCCAATGAATCCCGCGGCAGGGAAAAGTAGGCTCTGGCTTTATTTGACGGGAATGGTTCTCCTTGCGGGATTGATGGATATGATAGAGAATTTTCAATTGCTGAGGGTGATCAGACCGCATCTGCAGGAGCCCTATGTAGCAAATGTTTCTGCTCATGCCTGGATGGTATTTGTTCCTGCAGTAATCAAGTTTGCACTGCTGATCCTGGCCATCTGGCGGTTTGCATGGAAGGCTGATCTGTACAAAATGATAATGGCATGGTTAAAATCAGGTTCAGCTATGCTGAAATTTTTTATCGGTCTGACCTGGACTTACAGGATCGTTCTGATTGTGCTCTTTGTACTGTATGCGCTTTTGAGATTTAGTGATCAGGGACAGGATCTTTTAGTTACCATAAATACTTCCCGACAAGGAACCATCATATTTTATATCCTGATTAGCATTTTAGCAGCGCTCAATTGGTACCTGCCTAAAATTTATCATAAATCGACACCTGAGACATCGGAACGGCTCGATGCTGAAGCCGGGGATAAAGTTAAACTGGATTATGCAAGGCTACTTGGGACGATTACATTTCTGGTTCCGGCAACCGGGATACTATATACCATGGAGGCTTATCACATTCCATATCTGTTACAAAGTATCCCCGTCACGGTTCTTTTTCTGGCTTTTATTCTGTTTTATACTAACCTATTGCGTTTCAACGGACTTGATGAGGTCTATATGTCGGGTCAAACCTTCCTGGCCAAAAGATACTGGATTAGTATAATTCTGATCCTTTTCTATATCATTCTATTGGGATTTTTTGTAGGAAATAATCAAACCCCCAAGTATTTAGCGTACCTCTCGATTGGCTTTTATTTGCTTTCTTTTGGTTTTCTGCTGACCGTAACTTATAGAAGAAAAATGAATTTTCTTAAAGAGGTTAAGATCGGTCGGATTGTAATTGGAGTAAGCCTGATTGTTTTGGTTCTTTTTCTGGCCTTTAACTTTCAGTCGGTATTGTTCTTTTTCATTCGTCAGGATCGTTTTTTTTCACTTCCGGTCGTTATAGCCGCGCTCATCACGTATGTACTTATCTTTTCCTTTTTACTCATTATCGGGAAGAAGAAGGGAATTCAGCTCATTACATTTCTGCTGCTGCTAGGCTTTGTCATCTCTTTTTCCTGGATCACAGATTTTCATAAAATCTATACGGTCAGTGGTAAATCCAATCCGGATTCACTGAGTACCTACGTGGAGAAATGGATTGAAAGTCGTTCCGGAGAGATTACACAATTTAACCAGGATTTTAATCAGCCTTATCCGGTGTTCTTTGTTAACGCACATGGAGGAGGGATCCGCGCAACAGCCTGGACAACCATGGTGATCGGGAAACTTGATCAGAAACTTCTTGGCAGAAAGAAAAATGAGAACAGCTCATTCAACGATTTCCAACATTATGTCTTTTCCTATTCAGGGTCTTCAGGAGGCACAGTTGGTCTCTCCCTGCTTTGTGCAGCCCGAATGGACCGGACTCAACCAGATCTTGGAAAAGTGTTTTATCCTGAGCAATCCAGCAAGATCTACGAGCACGATTACCTTACCGGGAATATCGTAGGCATATTTGGCCGTGATGCCTTCATGAGCGCATTCGGTTTGCATGGCATTGCTGACCGGTCAAGAATACAGGAGATAGGATGGGAGTGCTTCCTGAAGAAGCGCTTTGGCATCAATTATAGCAGGACTCTTGGGGAGGGCTGGCTTGATCCTGCGATGAATGTTCCGCTTCTTTTTTCCAATACTTATGATGTGAATACGGGATTCAAAGGAATTGTCAGCCCCTTGAAACTCAGTGCTATGGATTTTCCAGGAGCCTTGTTTATCAGGGATTTAATTCCGGAAGGACAGGATTTGAGTTTAAGTACTGCGGCCCTTCTGAGTGCAAGGTTTCCCTATGTCAGTTCGACAGGTAAATTTGATGAAAGACATCAGTTTACCGATGGAGGGACAATAGAAAACTCAGGAGGAGAGACTTCTCTTCAGGCAATAAGGGTTTTTAACCGGGTCTTTAAAGAGATGAAAGCTAAAAGCGGGGAGAAATATGGGCACCTGGAGGTTAAGGTCAATATTCTTTCTCTGCCTAACGGTTTTGAGAGCATTGATTCCTGTGAACGGATTAAAAATATAAATCAGATTTTTGCCCCGGCTCTGGGTATTCTCAACAGCATAAACGGCAATACGATTAAGTCAGATTCGACCAACAGGTATATGGCTAAAACCAACAACTGGGGATATTATTCGATCAGGCCAAAGCTTGAAAAGTATTTAGATGTCTGGCCTGTGCTTCCATTGGGATGGCAGATCTCGGACTATGCGCTGAAACAAATGAAAACTACTTTGGCCCGTCAGGAGCTGATGACGGATTCCATCTTAAAGGATTTTCCGTGGTATAAGAGGAAATTAGCAAAATCAGGCAGGAACTGAAGATTATTGAAAGGACTGCCGGAATGCTAAAGGAGATACATTGGTTTTTCTTTTGAACAGTTTATTGAAAGACTGCGGATGTTCAAAGCCCAATTGATAGGCCACTTCTGCAACCGATAGATTGCTGGTGGATAAAATTTCTTTGGCCTTTTCAATGAGTTGATGGTGGATGTATTGCTGTGCATTTTGACCGATCAGGGAACGGAGCATATCGCTTAAATAACGGGAGGAAACATGGAGCTGACCGGCCAGGTATTGTACCGTCGGCAAGCCATTGAGCAATGCTGTTTTATGGTTGAAATAGTTGTTTAACAGGTTTTCTAATGCGCTCAATACATCATTATTGACCGCTTTCCGGGTAATGAACTGACGCTTATAAAAGCGGTTGCTATAATTTAGCAGCAACTCGATTTGTGTAACAATAACATCCTGGCTGTATTCGTCTATGGCAGACTGCAATTCATCTTCAATATTTTTGAAGACGGCAATGATGATCGTTTTTTCTTTGTCAGACAAGTGAAGCGCCTCGTTGGTATCATAGGAAAAGAAACCGAAGTTCTTAATCGTTTTTCCCAAAGGATAGTTTCTGATAAAGTCAGGATGAATGAGTAAGGTATGACCTAAATATTCAGTATCATCGGTGGTGGCCAGCAATTGATTGGGTGAGGTAAAGACCATCCCACCTTCATCAAAATCATAATAGCTTTGCCCATATCTTATTTTTCCGTTAAGCCCCTTTTTATAAGAGATCTTATAAAAATTAAGTAGAAAAGAGCCGGGCAATTGATCTTTATCTACGGCAATCGCAGTATTGTCAACCAGGCTTACCAGGGGGTGCAGAGGCTTTGGTAAGCCCAGCACCCGGTGTAATTCTGATATCGAATTGAACTGATATGGAATGTGTTCTTCTCTTTTCACCTGATAAAGATAAGCAGTTTAATTTCCTAAAAAGGTCTGTTCCATCTGTTTTCTGAAGGCCTCGTCGCCCAACTCGAGGCGTTGTGCATAGAGTGCTTTTGCATCTTCACCGGCAACATACCTGAGTTGATCTTTACCGTCTGTGGCGGCTTCGTAGACTACTTCCGCAATTTGTTCTGCTGAAGTAAAATGATTTTCGTCAAATCCTGCAAACAGTTGTGCCAGCCATTTTTCATAAACCGGATGGGTAGACATTTCAGCAGAGCGACTTAAAAAATCTGTTTTTATCCCACCGGGTGAAACGGTCTTGATGCCCACACCAATTTTCTTTAGCTCAAAGGCCATGCTTTCACTCCAGCCTTCCAATGCCCATTTTGTGGCATGGTAGACCGAACTGAAAGGGAAAGTGATCAAACCGCCGATAGAGGTGGTAGAGATGAACAGTCCCGCTTGTCTTGCTCTGAAATAAGGAATGAAGGCTTGTGTAACCCGGATCACTCCTAAAATATTGGTGTCCAGCTGACGAACCAGCTGCGCATCGCTGGTCGATTCCAAAGGGCCCATCAATCCATAACCTGCATTGTTAAAGACCACATCGATATCGCCTGAAGCAATGGCTTCCTTTGTGCTGGCTTCAATCTGAGCAAGGTTGGTGACATCCAATGGCAACAGGCTGATGTTGTCTATCAGGTTCAACTCTTTTTCGTCCTGAGGCTTGCGCATGGTAGCGATTACTTTCCAACCTTTGGCCGCAAATAATTTTGCCGCTGCTTTTCCCAAACCTGTTGAGGCTCCTGTGATGAATATTGTTTTCATTTTCTTTTCTGATTTGATTACAAAATTCCATCGTTTACCTTTCAGGAATGTATCCAAAATGGTAGTTGTTGTAGCCGCTTTTACAAAGGAATCGTTCCCAACCTGTCTGCCATCATTTCCGTAAACCATAAATTACCATCTTTGTCTTTCCTGATGCGGTGCATCATCACCGAACGGCTCGGAACAACATGGGTAGAAAAGGGGACGCCGGTACACAAAGATAAATTGATCGTTGATGATAGCCTTATTTCCGGAAGGCGGACATGGCTGGGCAATTGTACGATCTGTAGCCTTGGTTTTTCTGGTAGTCCTGTTTCTTTCTGTAGTTCTGGCTTTTCCTGCAATTCTGGTCCTTCCTGCCGTCTTAAACGTCCTAAATACTGGCTCTCCGACTGACTGCACCTGTCTTTAGCCACTACCGCAATGTAAAGGTCTACTTCCTTTCCTTTCAGCTCTTCGGGAAGCTGGAGCACATCTGTTCCTGAACTTCTGAAATTACCGGTACACTGATAAACTGCCTTCCGGTCCTCCATATCTATGGCCAAAAGCATCACCTGATCATAAGGCGAACCACCATCAATAGCGACCACTTTCCAGTTAAAACGGAGCAGATCTTCTCTTTCCTGTACCACAACCGGAGTCGTTAAACCAGGAAGTGTTCCGCCACTGATTTTAAATTCAGCAGGATCGATATAGTCGCCTTCTTCATTTGTTTTAAGCGCAAACCGCCGGTTATAGGAAAGCGCAGCACGGGTGCCCCCGCTAACCGTCCAATAGTCTTTAAAACCAACCTTCACCAGATCTTTAATGCAGTTTACTACCTCCTGTACCAGTTTAAACCGGCTCCTGTTTTTTAATTCGTTCGCGGTGGGCGGAGCCGTTCGATCTGGTAAACTCCTCATCCGGTCTATGCCATATAAGGTATAACCAACAACGGTACCAACTTTTCCGCTGAAACCACCTAACAATCCTTTTGTAATCTTTGCCATCTCTTCTTTTTATCTAAGTTGCAATTCATTGGATCTTTACCCGATCTATACTGCTTGCTTACCCGCCTTTTACACGCTTCCAAGCGGGGCTGCACCGAGTATAGACCGAATATAAAGCCTGGTCAGAGCGGGTATAACCGGGAACAGTTCCAATACTGCAAGTTACATAACATTTCCCTGCCCAATCCCGGATAGGATTCGCTATTATATGCCGAATACCCACCAGGATTTGAAGAAATTCCTGATCACGATCAGTTTTTTAATCCACCTGTATCATTAATCAGCATTTGTTGATTACTTACTTTTATCCCTATAATCTCCGAGCTATCTAAAGGATGAAAAAGATCATAAGCATCGTGTTAATATTGTCTTTAGGCTTTCAATGTATGGCCACGTTGGGGCTGATTACGATGTATCAATTGAATAAAGCATACATCAGCAAGGAACTGTGTGAAAACAAAAACCGGCCAGCAATGCATTGTGAAGGTAAATGCGTTTTGAAAAAAAGCCTCGCCCATGCGGAAAACACAGAAAAGAGTGGCAATGTCGTCGAAAAGCAGTTGGACATCCCATTGTTTCTTACCGTTGTTGCCGAAGATGTTGTTGTCGAAACCATCCCGCTCTGTAAAGGGAATACCCTTTTTCTCTTAAATTATACACACACAATTTCTGATCATATCTTTCATCCTCCTTTGGTGTGATTTCTCAGTAGCGCTAATTTATTATCCTCCTGAAAAGGATTCATCATGTCTCACAAGGGCAAAGGGATGCCTATTGCCTTTATTTTATCTCAAATCCGTATGAAAAAGCTATATACTATTGCCTTTTTGCTGACTGTCTTTGCAGCCTGTAAAAAAGATTCGAATACCACAATTTCTACTGACCCTAAAGAAGGGTTAATAAAAGTCTCAGAAGGTTATGCCTTAGGTGCGGCCACGAGAGTAGAGCTCTGGTCGCAGACGAGCATAACCACAGGATATCATAAATTGTTCCTGGCACTTTATGATTCCCTTTCCAATCGATCGATCACAAATGCAGCAATAGCGGTCCTGCCTGTAATGGACATGGATATGAATGGCATGCAAATGTCTCATGCCGCACCTTGTTATCAACCCGAAAGCAACGTCGCTGAAAATACATTGTTTCCCTGCGCTGCAGTTTTTACCATGCCTGGTACTGTTGGTCAAAGTAAATGGTCCTTTAAGGTTACGGTTAAAAAAGAAGGACAAGATCGTTCTGCAATAGCCTTGTTGCCAATCGATGTGAAAGCCTCCCTGCCGGCGAGGGTAAAAATGATCAGCACTGCCGATGGGACTAAACTGGTTGTTTCCTGCTTTTTTCCTGTCCCTCCGAAAATTGGAATCAATGAGGTGGAACTGAGCATTCATCGCCAGCAGGATAAGATGACCTTTCTTCCTGTAGATGATTATTTAGTGGCTATGACACCGGAAATGCCGGCTATGGGGCATGGTTCTCCCAATAACATCAATCCAGTGGTTACTAAAAACGGACGTTATAAAGGAAAGGTAAATTTTACCATGACAGGCGAATGGAGGATCAACTTCGGCCTGACTAAAGCAGGACAAAACCTAAATACATTTTTTGACCTTACATTTTAAGCAGATGGACACTTATTTTAAATCTGTTCCGCTTGTCTTTCTACTCCTTTCAGGATCACTGGCGATCGCTCAGACCAAACAGGATAGCGTAATCAGGGAACTGGCGTTAAAAGAAGTTCAGATCCATACGAGCCGGAAAAGTAAACATCCTCGAACAGCCTTTTATCAATCGTCTATGCTTTCTGGCATAGACGATATCCTGGCTAAGGTAGAGGGCTTGAGTTTAATTAAACGTGGACCGATAGGTATGGAACCTGTACTCAGAGGCTTTTCAGGCGGACAAGTGAATGTGGTCATCGACGGGATGAAGATCTTTGGTGCCTGTACTGATAAAATGGACCCCGCTACCATTTATACGGAACCTGTTAACCTGAAAAGTATAGAAGTCAGGAACGGCGGGGAGGGAATGAGCATGGGGGCTACGGTAGGTGGCACGCTAAATCTGAAACTCGCTGACGCCGTCATTGACTCCAACGTCAGGCTTAGCGGAAGTATGGCTTCCGGATATTATGCTGCTGCTGCTGCGGTACAGAATGTACTAGCCATGAACTACAGTGCAAAAAGCTGGGCCATAAGGGTAAGTGGGGTGTATAGAAAAGCCAGTGATTATCAGGATGGCCTCGGCCAAAAGATTGCTTTCTCCCAATATGAAAAGGTGAATGCCAGTGTTTCAGGGAAATATCTGATCCATAAAAACAGCCTGATTAAAGCCGATTTCCTATTGGATGATGGATGGAATATTGGTTTTCCAGCATTACCGATGGATGTAGGTTATGCAAAAGCCAGAATCGCTTCACTTAGCTATGAGTTGAAGGAGCATCCTGGTTTAGTGCAGGAGATGGAAGCAAAAGTCTATGCAAACTCCGTTCGCCATGCGATGGACGATACCCGAAGACCGGCGGTAACAATGCACATGGATATGCCCGGGCAAAGCCATACCTTGGGCGCATTTGTTCAGTTTCGGCTCAAGGCCCTGGGAAAACACGTGTTAAGGTTAAAAACAGACTTTTATTACAATGCAGTTAAAGCGGATATGACGATGTATCCTCAGGGAGGGGCACCAATGTATATGAAAACATGGCCCGAAAATCATCAGGCCGTAGCAGGGCTCTTTTTAGAGGATGGAATTTTCCTGAATGGCAAAAGTCGGCTGGATCTTAAATTACGTATGGAAATCGCATCTTCAAAACTCGCAGATCAGATGGGGCAAAACCAGTTTGCGGTTTTAGGTTATGATGTACATCAGCCTCTTAACCGTGTCCTGAAAAATGTGAATGTCAGCTATACCCGGTTTTTGAGCCCACTTTTTACCGTGTATTTGAGCGGAGGGCTGAATGAAAGATCGCCGACCACCTCTGAACGATTTGGCTTCTATCTGTTTAACCGGATGGACAACCACGATTATGTCGGAAATCCATTGCTAAAGAATGAACAGGCCTGGAATGGGGAGTTAAACCTGTTGTTTGCAACACCGGATTTATCCTGGAAATTAACTGCCTTTGGCAGCCTGGTACAGCATTACATCATGGGGAAAACCCAACCGGAATTAAGCGTAATGACGACCGGAGCTGCAGGAGTTCGCGCTTATAAAAACATTCCTTCCGCAAGATTATTTGGTGCGGAATCTAGTTTTAATTACCAGTTTTTCCATCGTCATTTTATCCTCAACAATACCTGGAAATGGCTGCATGGCGAAGACCATCAACATAATCCGCTGCCCCTGATCACTCCGATAAAAACGATCACCAGCCTGCGTTTCCTGCATCGGAATGTATTTCTGCAGGCAGAAAATGAAATCAGTCTCCGGCAGAGTCAGGTCAATCTGGATTTCGGCGAAAAAGAAACCCAAGGGTATACCATATTCAATGTAAGGTCGGGTTACAGTTTTGTAATGAAGCGGTATCAGCTGAACTTTTCAGCAGGTATTGAAAATCTATTTAATAGGGCATATGCAGAGCATTTAGATTGGGGTTCAGTGTTAAGACCCGGAAGGAATATCTATGGCATGCTGACCCTGAAATTCTAAACAATGCCGAACATCACTTATATAAGTGATCCCGCTTCCTGGAGAATGATCGGCTGCGAATTAACTTCGTCATCAAGGAGGCGATGATCTCCTGATTTAATAAATTAAGTCATGATTGATGCGAATTTTTTAATTCAGTTTGGAGCCAAAACAGTAAGTTTTGAAAAGGGGGAAATGTTATTCAGACAAGGAGATACGCCCCGGTATTATTTTCAGATCCTTAAGGGAGCGGTAAAAATGAATAATTTTAACGACGACGGGAAGGAATTTGTTCAGGGCCTTTTTACGGAGGGGGACAGTTTTGGAGAACCTCCTCTTTTTATTAAGGACAGCTATCCCGCCAATGCTGAAGCGATCGTGCCCTCGGAAGTCCTCCTCCTCGCGAAAGATAAATTTCTGGAGCTTTTGGCCAGCCATCCCCAGGTCCACCTTCAGGTGACGGTTAACCTCGCCGAACGGCTGTATTTTAAGTCCATCATGGCCTCAGAAATCTCTTCTCAGGATCCGGAACACCGGGTCCTCAAGCTCATTGATTATTTTAAAATTAAAATCAATAAAGTGCCGGCCGGGGAGACGTACAGGGTAGAAATTACCAGACAACAAATCGCTGACCTCACAGGATTAAGGGTGGAAACGGTGATCCGCTCCATAAAATCACTCGAAAAAAAGGGCGAACTGACGATCCATAACCGCAAAGTTTACAGACCCTATTCTTTATGATTTCAGTCATAAAAAACACCTGTAGCGGCCTCATAACTTTGAGCCATCGCTTTCCTGTCAAATTGAATACAAATTAATAATCACCATAAAATAATCAAAATGAAAAGATCAATCAGTATTTCAACGTTACTATTCGCAGTTGTTTTTGCCCTCAGTTCCTGTGGTGGAAACGCAGATAAAAGTCAGGCTGTGGATCCGGCAAAGGAAACCACTACAGAGCCCGTTCAGGAGGAGAGCAGCAATGTTTCGCCGGAAACCAGCAACGCGCTGACGCTGGAGGGAAACGACCAGATGCAGTACGACAAAACAGAACTCCGTGTTAAGGCGGGAGAAACGATTACCCTGGTCTTTAAGCATACCGGTAAAATGGAAAAAACTGCCATGGGCCACAATTTCGTCCTGTTAAAACCAGGAACTGATCTGAACGCATTTGCACAAAAAGCAATGACTGCCAAAGACAGCGACTATATCCCTAAATCGGAAAGCACCAGCGTGATTGCGCATACCAAACTGATTGGCGGAGGAGAATCGGATACAATTGAGTTTACCATTACTGAGAAAGGTACTTACGATTATATCTGTTCTTTCCCCGGACATTTCTCTATGATGAAAGGCCAGCTAATTGTCGAGTAAACACTTGAAATAAACAGATTCCGATGAAAAAACAAGTGATAAAAAGAAACGGAACCTATCATCATTTCGAAGGTTTTAAAATTGAAGATGCGATAAAGAGATCATTTGAAAGTGTAGGAATGCTCCCCGATAAAAGTGTTGGTGAATTGGTGTTAAGTAGGTTGGCTTTAAAGGACATATGGGCGGTGGAAGATATACAGGATGTAATTGAGCGCGTTCTTTTTGACCGCGCACATTTTGAGGTACTGCGTTCTTTTATGCTGTATCGCCATACCCGGAAGATGCAAAGGGAACATGTTGCCGGTTTAAATGAAGATACGACCTATGTAGACAGCACGCAGACGGTGGAGGAATACATCAGACAGACGGACTGGAGAATTAAAGCAAATGCAAATACTTCCTATTCCAATGCAGGCCTGGTGAACAATATGGCTGGAAAGATTGTCGCCAATTATTGGCTGGATAAAGTGTATTCCCGCGAAGAAGGGTATGCCCATCGTTCCGCAGATCTCCATATTCATGATCTGGATTGCCTTACCGGTTATTGCGCCGGTTGGAGCCTCAGGGCATTGCTGAACGAAGGCTTCAACGGCGTGCGGGGAAGGGTGGAAAGTAAAGCCCCTTCGCACTATAGGGAGGCTTTAGGTCAGATGGCTAATTTTTTAGGAATCCTGCAAAGTGAATGGGCAGGAGCACAGGCCTTCAGTTCATTTGACACTTATCTCGCGCCTTATGTTTTCAAAGACCAGCTTTCTTTTGAGGAGGTGTTGAAGGCGATCAGAGGTTTTGTCTATAATTTGAATGTGCCGGCAAGGTGGGGGCAATCTCCCTTTACCAATATTACACTCGACTGGTTGGTTCCCCAGGATCTGAAAGCGCAGATGCCCACAAAAAATGACCTTCATCTTTTTACTGGTATTGTGGAGGAGACACTGATGACTGAAGCAAGAAACAGAGGGGCAACCGAGCTGACAGATCTGCGCTATGAACATTTTCAAAAAGAAATGAACATGATCAATAAGGCCTATTATACCGTCATGACGGAAGGAGACGCCGGCGGACAACCTTTTACCTTTCCCATTCCGACCGTGAACATTACAGAAGATTTTGACTGGAATGGAGAAAATGTAGACCTGCTTTTTGAGAATACCGCGAAAATTGGTTCTTCTTATTTTCAGAATTTCATCGGAAGTCAGTATATGCTGGATGAAGATGGAAATCAAACAGAGAATCCCGATGCCTATAAACCCAATGCGGTAAGGAGCATGTGTTGTCGCCTGCAGCTGGATTTAAGAGAATTGCTGAAACGGGGCAACGGACTCTTTGGGAGTGCCGAGATGACGGGAAGTATTGGCGTCGTG comes from the Pedobacter sp. FW305-3-2-15-E-R2A2 genome and includes:
- a CDS encoding Gfo/Idh/MocA family oxidoreductase; amino-acid sequence: MTEEHKDSAANSSRRNFIKTTALAAAGFMIVPRHVLGGKGFLAPSDRLMVAGVGVGGKGESDLERVYSGGKSDIAFLCDVDDRRAAGSVKRFPKAKYYKDYRQMLDKEAKNIDGVVISTPDHTHAMIAMAAMQLGKHVYVQKPLTHDIFEARKLTEAAKRYQVVTQMGNQGASGDGVRQLQDWCDAGLIGKVETVYCWTDRPVWPQGILWPSTAAAIPPELDWDLWLGCAPYKPYIDKMVPFNWRGWWDYGTGAIGDMGCHLVEPPFRILGLDTPIDVQCSVGSIYVDEFQRGYFPDSCPPSSHVIMTFEKTKKTKGNLELHWMDGGIKPERPEELEANEAFGANGVLFVGTKGKMMCDVYGANPRLLPLSRNAEDRTKKKTPLVPGGVDGHYTQWAEAAIAGYGKINLSSPFETAGPLTETLLIANLAIRGTDVRRTKADGNGFDYPGRDIKLLWDKQNLRVSNFDEVNQFVKREYRQGWSLGV
- a CDS encoding LuxR C-terminal-related transcriptional regulator produces the protein MSSHQNLTPGELYLLAGYPDKSKMNAIGLFQPDSIPKYLDAKINPGYSCIFNWSTMQYVFISASVKNILGYNREIFMEKGFGFTLSIIHSQDVQKLRAVHSAIFNYYYNVPSAQRDKLRFSYNLRLKTTANDYIHILRQSTFMEFTEDGKPAIEYVNCTDITGFQYDQTINLSIHRLLKSGTYQLCYEQKFSETLVKLSDREKQVLELVRLGHTTKEIASRMNLAIETVKSHRKHIIAKTGACNMTDAINRVVTSHVVIS
- a CDS encoding helix-turn-helix transcriptional regulator gives rise to the protein MKREEHIPYQFNSISELHRVLGLPKPLHPLVSLVDNTAIAVDKDQLPGSFLLNFYKISYKKGLNGKIRYGQSYYDFDEGGMVFTSPNQLLATTDDTEYLGHTLLIHPDFIRNYPLGKTIKNFGFFSYDTNEALHLSDKEKTIIIAVFKNIEDELQSAIDEYSQDVIVTQIELLLNYSNRFYKRQFITRKAVNNDVLSALENLLNNYFNHKTALLNGLPTVQYLAGQLHVSSRYLSDMLRSLIGQNAQQYIHHQLIEKAKEILSTSNLSVAEVAYQLGFEHPQSFNKLFKRKTNVSPLAFRQSFQ
- a CDS encoding SDR family oxidoreductase codes for the protein MVYGNDGRQVGNDSFVKAATTTTILDTFLKGKRWNFVIKSEKKMKTIFITGASTGLGKAAAKLFAAKGWKVIATMRKPQDEKELNLIDNISLLPLDVTNLAQIEASTKEAIASGDIDVVFNNAGYGLMGPLESTSDAQLVRQLDTNILGVIRVTQAFIPYFRARQAGLFISTTSIGGLITFPFSSVYHATKWALEGWSESMAFELKKIGVGIKTVSPGGIKTDFLSRSAEMSTHPVYEKWLAQLFAGFDENHFTSAEQIAEVVYEAATDGKDQLRYVAGEDAKALYAQRLELGDEAFRKQMEQTFLGN
- a CDS encoding DUF6266 family protein; this translates as MAKITKGLLGGFSGKVGTVVGYTLYGIDRMRSLPDRTAPPTANELKNRSRFKLVQEVVNCIKDLVKVGFKDYWTVSGGTRAALSYNRRFALKTNEEGDYIDPAEFKISGGTLPGLTTPVVVQEREDLLRFNWKVVAIDGGSPYDQVMLLAIDMEDRKAVYQCTGNFRSSGTDVLQLPEELKGKEVDLYIAVVAKDRCSQSESQYLGRLRRQEGPELQEKPELQKETGLPEKPRLQIVQLPSHVRLPEIRLSSTINLSLCTGVPFSTHVVPSRSVMMHRIRKDKDGNLWFTEMMADRLGTIPL